The Lysinibacillus pakistanensis genome includes a window with the following:
- a CDS encoding DUF350 domain-containing protein, protein MLNSSFWRYPIIETAGYFSVVVLCLVVSMALFEVVTKYKNWEEIKNGNVAVALATGGKILGICNIFRYSIARHSTLSEMIGWGLFGFTLLIVAYFLFEFMTPRFNVDQEIANDNRSVGFISFTISVGLSFVIGASIA, encoded by the coding sequence ATGCTGAATTCTAGCTTTTGGCGATATCCGATTATCGAAACGGCAGGATATTTTAGTGTTGTTGTGTTATGTTTAGTCGTCTCGATGGCATTGTTCGAAGTCGTTACGAAATATAAAAATTGGGAAGAAATAAAAAATGGCAATGTTGCTGTAGCACTTGCAACTGGAGGGAAAATTTTGGGGATTTGCAATATTTTCCGCTATTCCATTGCTCGACACAGCACATTAAGCGAAATGATTGGCTGGGGTCTTTTTGGCTTTACATTACTGATTGTGGCGTATTTTTTATTTGAATTTATGACTCCACGCTTTAATGTAGATCAAGAAATTGCGAATGATAATCGCTCAGTCGGCTTTATTTCCTTCACCATTTCAGTAGGTCTATCGTTTGTGATTGGGGCAAGTATTGCATAG
- a CDS encoding nuclease-related domain-containing protein, whose product MILKPFEQAAMLPGLRAMIHRLDSSHPLHIKVSKELQQLEAGDFGEQCIISELQKLSQTLEIYVLHNITLFEPVPIQLDVVVITPYDVVVIESKNIRGRIELKHHPRQMVRILENGDKHIFNHPEIQLEEYIYGLISFFKQFEVQIAVTGIIVFPFNNAEIYYEQGKFPVLMRRELSYFLRQHLNENKSKGTIPKSKIANLLLKHHRAFQPSPLCSYYKIDPKALQQGIFCRHCNQSKVIRQKYSWFCPTCNMYDKFAHHQALQDFCLLIDEKINTQTARYFLALSNRHLTKRVLQEFSKKKEGCNNKTFYYLKGN is encoded by the coding sequence ATGATATTAAAACCATTTGAACAAGCAGCAATGCTACCAGGGTTACGTGCAATGATTCATCGTTTGGACTCAAGTCATCCGCTACATATAAAAGTTTCCAAAGAATTACAGCAATTAGAAGCAGGGGATTTTGGTGAACAATGTATAATAAGTGAATTGCAAAAGCTATCACAGACACTGGAAATCTATGTTTTACATAATATTACCTTGTTTGAGCCTGTTCCTATTCAGCTTGATGTTGTAGTTATTACTCCTTATGATGTAGTTGTGATTGAAAGTAAAAATATTCGTGGGAGGATTGAATTGAAGCATCACCCGAGACAGATGGTTCGTATATTAGAAAATGGTGACAAACATATTTTTAATCACCCAGAAATTCAACTCGAGGAATATATTTATGGATTAATTTCCTTTTTTAAGCAGTTTGAGGTCCAAATAGCAGTGACAGGAATTATTGTTTTTCCTTTTAATAATGCTGAAATTTATTATGAACAAGGAAAGTTTCCGGTTTTAATGAGGCGTGAATTGTCTTATTTTCTAAGACAGCATTTAAATGAAAATAAATCCAAAGGAACGATTCCAAAATCTAAAATAGCAAATCTCTTATTAAAGCATCATCGTGCTTTTCAACCTTCCCCATTATGTTCCTACTACAAAATTGATCCCAAAGCTCTTCAACAGGGGATATTCTGCAGACATTGTAATCAATCAAAAGTAATCCGGCAAAAGTATAGTTGGTTTTGTCCAACTTGCAACATGTATGACAAATTCGCACATCATCAAGCATTGCAGGATTTTTGTTTATTGATTGATGAGAAAATTAATACTCAAACTGCACGCTATTTTTTAGCATTATCAAATCGACATCTTACAAAAAGAGTGCTACAGGAATTTTCTAAGAAAAAAGAAGGATGTAATAATAAGACATTCTATTATTTAAAGGGCAATTAA
- a CDS encoding AMP-binding protein → MTTKPWLANYPEEVPSSLTFEEIPVQEFLTRAYKKNPSKVAIHFMGKDLTYTELYESALRFANYLQALGVEKGDRVAIMLPNSPQSVIAYYGAMYAGAVVVQTNPLYTERELQYQMADSGAKVILVMDILYPRVMKIMKETALENVIVTAIKDYLPFPKNLVYPFIQKKQYGFSVKVEHSGQNHLFTEIMRSSPIKVLDISFDFEEDIALLQYTGGTTGFPKGVMLTHKNLIANTTMCDVWMYKCVHGEETIMGILPFFHVYGMTTVMLLSVFTQNKMVLLPKFDAETALKTIDKQKPTLFPGAPTLYIGLLNHPDITKYDLSSIKACLSGSASLPVEVQEKFEAVTGGKLVEGYGLTETSPVTHSTPIWGKRKIGSIGLPWPNTDAVILRTGDTEELPVGEVGEIAVKGPQVMKGYWNRPEDTAATFADGWFLTGDLGYMDEEGFFYVVDRKKDLIIAGGFNIYPREVEEVLYEREEIQECIVAGIPDPYRGETVKAYIVLKEGYSITEDELNKYCRQHLAAFKVPRYYEFRDELPKTAVGKILRRSLVDEEKTKLVNKEAK, encoded by the coding sequence ATGACAACAAAACCATGGCTAGCAAATTATCCTGAAGAAGTACCATCGTCTTTAACGTTTGAGGAAATTCCAGTGCAAGAGTTTTTGACACGTGCCTATAAAAAGAATCCATCCAAAGTGGCGATTCATTTTATGGGGAAGGATTTGACGTACACAGAGTTATATGAGTCTGCGCTTAGATTTGCAAACTATTTACAGGCACTTGGTGTAGAAAAGGGAGATCGTGTGGCAATTATGCTACCAAATTCACCTCAAAGTGTAATTGCTTACTACGGTGCTATGTATGCTGGAGCTGTTGTCGTACAAACAAATCCACTTTATACTGAACGTGAACTTCAATATCAAATGGCTGATTCAGGAGCAAAGGTTATTTTAGTGATGGACATTTTATATCCACGTGTTATGAAGATTATGAAAGAAACCGCACTTGAAAATGTAATTGTCACGGCTATAAAAGATTACTTACCATTTCCGAAAAATTTAGTTTATCCTTTTATTCAAAAAAAGCAATACGGTTTTAGTGTGAAGGTAGAACATAGCGGTCAAAACCATCTATTTACTGAAATTATGCGTTCCTCACCAATTAAGGTGCTGGACATTTCTTTTGATTTTGAAGAGGACATTGCCTTGCTTCAATATACAGGAGGTACAACCGGCTTTCCTAAAGGTGTAATGCTGACTCATAAAAATTTAATTGCCAATACAACAATGTGTGATGTTTGGATGTATAAATGTGTGCATGGTGAAGAAACAATTATGGGTATTTTACCGTTCTTCCATGTCTATGGTATGACCACGGTTATGCTATTATCTGTTTTTACGCAAAATAAAATGGTGTTATTACCAAAATTCGATGCGGAAACAGCATTGAAAACCATTGATAAGCAAAAACCAACGCTTTTCCCTGGTGCCCCAACATTATATATTGGTCTTTTAAATCATCCAGATATTACTAAATATGATTTGTCATCCATTAAAGCTTGCTTGAGTGGCTCTGCATCACTTCCGGTTGAGGTGCAAGAGAAATTTGAAGCAGTCACAGGTGGAAAGCTCGTAGAAGGTTACGGATTAACAGAAACTTCTCCAGTAACACATTCAACACCTATTTGGGGTAAACGCAAAATCGGCTCAATTGGTTTACCATGGCCGAACACAGATGCGGTTATTTTACGTACAGGAGATACGGAGGAGCTTCCAGTTGGTGAGGTTGGAGAGATTGCTGTAAAAGGTCCACAGGTAATGAAGGGTTATTGGAACCGACCAGAAGACACGGCAGCAACGTTCGCAGATGGCTGGTTCTTAACAGGGGATTTGGGTTATATGGATGAAGAAGGCTTTTTCTATGTAGTGGATCGTAAAAAGGATTTGATTATTGCAGGCGGCTTTAATATATACCCTCGTGAGGTGGAAGAAGTCTTATATGAGCGAGAGGAAATTCAAGAATGTATAGTTGCAGGTATTCCAGATCCGTACCGTGGAGAAACAGTTAAAGCTTATATTGTATTAAAAGAAGGATATTCGATTACAGAGGACGAATTAAATAAATATTGCCGCCAACATCTAGCTGCATTCAAAGTTCCGCGCTATTATGAATTTAGAGATGAGCTTCCGAAAACAGCTGTAGGGAAAATTTTGCGTCGCTCATTAGTGGATGAAGAAAAAACGAAATTAGTGAATAAAGAAGCAAAATAA
- a CDS encoding endonuclease MutS2 → MIAERALKTLEYDKVRQQVATYCTSSIGKTAIDELVPQTDYEKVVQLLEEMDEGLSILRVKSNVPMGGIFDVRPAARRAQIGGMLSAMELMEVSSTIRASRILRNFIEDIESEAVIEIPHFITKKEAMPVLTGLQHEINNCIDDNGSVLDSASQTLRSIRQSLRAEEAKVRSKLESLIRGSNAAKMLSDALVTIRNDRFVIPVKQEYRHHYGGIVHDQSSSGQTLFIEPDSVVQANNEIHRLKMKEQAEIERILLALSAMVEEVAPDLFNLVKVLGEIDVILAKGKYGQANKCTMPKMNNDGYIRLVRARHPLLPIDTAVANDIEFGKDITAIVITGPNTGGKTVTLKTVGLCTLMAQAGLPVPALDGSELAVFKQLFADIGDEQSIEQSLSTFSSHMVNIVDILQKFDHESLVLFDELGAGTDPQEGAALAISILDEVHGRGARVMATTHYPELKAYGYNRPGVANASVEFDIETLSPTYRLLIGVPGRSNAFEISSRLGLPESIIDRAKGFTGTDRHEVESMIASLEETRRQSEDDAERSHELLMESEALRKDLQDKLQAYEERKEALDKKAKEKARKIIDEAKREAESIIAELREMRKNADQVVKEHELIEARKRLEDATPLDNNKVLKKAAQVKARAQNLVVGDEVKVLSYGQRGTLLEKVSDSEWVVQMGILKMKISDSDLEYIKPEKEPLQRIAGVKNRNSHVKLELDLRGERFEDAILRTEKYIDDALLANYGRVSIIHGVGTGALRQGIQNYLKKHKRVKSFRFGEAGEGGFGVTVVELK, encoded by the coding sequence GTGATCGCAGAACGCGCATTGAAAACACTAGAATATGATAAAGTACGTCAGCAAGTGGCTACATACTGTACTTCATCTATTGGCAAAACGGCTATTGATGAGCTTGTACCACAGACAGACTATGAGAAAGTTGTACAATTATTAGAGGAAATGGATGAAGGACTTTCCATTTTACGTGTAAAAAGCAATGTACCGATGGGTGGAATTTTTGATGTACGCCCTGCCGCAAGACGTGCACAAATCGGTGGTATGCTTTCAGCGATGGAATTGATGGAAGTTTCAAGTACAATTCGTGCTAGCAGAATTCTTCGCAATTTCATTGAGGATATTGAATCAGAAGCAGTGATTGAGATTCCTCATTTCATCACTAAAAAGGAGGCAATGCCTGTTTTAACTGGCTTGCAGCACGAAATTAACAATTGTATTGATGACAATGGTTCAGTGTTAGATTCAGCAAGTCAAACTTTACGTTCCATTCGCCAATCTTTGCGTGCAGAGGAGGCTAAGGTTCGTTCAAAGCTTGAAAGCCTTATACGTGGCAGTAATGCTGCAAAAATGCTGTCAGATGCACTTGTAACGATTCGGAATGATCGCTTCGTTATTCCTGTTAAACAGGAGTATCGTCATCATTATGGTGGAATTGTGCATGATCAATCGTCTTCGGGGCAAACATTATTCATCGAGCCAGATTCGGTTGTACAAGCAAATAATGAGATTCATCGACTAAAAATGAAGGAGCAAGCTGAAATTGAACGCATTTTACTTGCTTTAAGTGCTATGGTAGAGGAAGTAGCCCCTGATTTATTTAATTTAGTGAAAGTACTTGGTGAGATAGACGTTATTTTAGCAAAGGGGAAATATGGGCAAGCAAACAAATGTACAATGCCAAAAATGAATAACGACGGTTATATTCGCCTAGTACGAGCACGTCATCCACTTTTACCGATTGACACTGCAGTTGCCAATGATATTGAATTCGGCAAAGACATTACGGCAATTGTTATTACAGGACCAAACACTGGTGGGAAAACTGTAACGTTAAAAACAGTTGGATTATGTACATTGATGGCACAGGCTGGATTACCTGTACCTGCTCTAGACGGTTCAGAATTAGCAGTTTTCAAGCAGTTATTTGCAGATATTGGTGATGAACAGTCTATTGAGCAATCACTATCAACGTTCTCCTCACATATGGTTAATATTGTAGACATTTTACAAAAGTTTGATCATGAGTCACTAGTGCTCTTCGATGAACTAGGTGCTGGGACAGATCCACAGGAGGGTGCAGCTCTTGCTATTTCTATTTTAGATGAAGTACATGGAAGAGGAGCTCGTGTGATGGCAACGACTCACTATCCAGAATTAAAAGCTTATGGGTATAATCGTCCTGGCGTTGCCAATGCAAGTGTGGAGTTTGATATTGAAACTTTGAGTCCAACTTACCGTCTACTTATTGGTGTTCCAGGTCGCTCCAATGCATTTGAAATTTCAAGCCGTCTTGGCCTACCAGAATCTATAATAGATAGAGCGAAAGGCTTTACAGGCACAGATCGTCATGAAGTGGAGTCAATGATTGCTTCACTTGAGGAGACACGACGCCAATCCGAGGATGATGCAGAGCGATCTCATGAATTACTGATGGAATCCGAAGCCTTACGCAAAGACCTGCAGGATAAGCTACAGGCTTATGAGGAGCGTAAAGAGGCACTCGATAAAAAAGCGAAGGAAAAGGCTCGTAAAATTATCGATGAGGCGAAGAGAGAAGCTGAATCAATCATAGCTGAATTGCGTGAAATGCGTAAAAATGCGGACCAGGTCGTGAAGGAGCATGAGCTTATTGAGGCTCGTAAACGCTTAGAAGATGCGACGCCTCTAGATAACAATAAGGTGCTAAAGAAAGCAGCTCAAGTCAAGGCTCGCGCTCAAAACCTAGTTGTCGGAGATGAGGTAAAGGTGTTAAGCTATGGTCAACGGGGTACTTTGCTGGAAAAAGTGTCTGATTCTGAATGGGTTGTGCAAATGGGCATTTTGAAAATGAAAATTTCGGATAGTGACCTTGAATACATCAAGCCGGAAAAAGAGCCCTTGCAACGTATTGCAGGTGTTAAAAACCGAAATAGCCATGTGAAATTAGAATTAGATCTACGTGGTGAACGTTTCGAGGATGCTATTTTACGTACAGAAAAATATATTGATGATGCTCTACTAGCTAATTATGGGCGTGTTTCGATTATTCACGGTGTTGGTACAGGTGCATTGCGTCAGGGAATTCAAAACTATTTGAAAAAGCATAAGCGTGTAAAATCCTTCCGTTTTGGTGAAGCCGGTGAGGGTGGCTTTGGAGTCACGGTTGTGGAATTGAAATAA
- the polX gene encoding DNA polymerase/3'-5' exonuclease PolX: MNKKTIIRTLEKIALYIELQGENPFKVSAFRKAAAALEGDERSLSEMEDVTKLKGIGKGTAAVIEDLMTTGQSSLLKELEEVVPKGLLPLLKLPGLGGKKIAKLHQELGIDSAESLKAACEACKVRELAGFAAKTEEKILKELANLANRSERLPIWQLEPVVLQIEALLGSMKEVERFSVAGSFRRAAETSKDIDFIVVTEAVGAVREQLLNKLSIQEVVAAGDTKISVILDLDEPISVDFRLVKDAEYATALHHFTGSKDHNVRMRQIAKARGEKISEYGVEQEDGNVLTFKDEAAFFAHFDLPFIPPSLRTGTTEFDKSKDIHTLVKLEDIKADLHMHTTWSDGAYSVAEMGKALIARGYQYSVITDHSQFLKVANGLTPERLIKQRAEIEAFNKAHSEFHLYAGTEMDILPDGTLDFEDEVLKELDFVIASIHSSFTQSQEKIMARLLTAMQNPYVHMIAHPTGRIIEDRQGYNPDMEQLIAWAKEYGKILELNANPYRLDLCVEHLEMAMVAGVPVAINTDAHDITHLRFMDIGVRYANKAWLKKDMIVNTWTREQFEAFIRRNK, translated from the coding sequence TTGAACAAAAAGACAATTATTCGAACACTTGAAAAAATCGCATTATATATTGAATTACAGGGGGAAAATCCATTTAAAGTATCAGCCTTTCGAAAAGCAGCTGCGGCTCTTGAGGGAGACGAACGCTCATTAAGTGAGATGGAGGATGTAACGAAACTTAAAGGAATTGGTAAAGGAACTGCCGCTGTCATTGAAGATTTAATGACAACTGGACAATCAAGTCTATTAAAGGAATTAGAAGAAGTTGTTCCTAAAGGCTTACTACCATTATTAAAATTACCTGGATTAGGTGGGAAAAAAATAGCCAAGCTTCATCAAGAGTTAGGAATTGATTCTGCGGAAAGCCTAAAGGCAGCATGTGAGGCATGTAAAGTTCGTGAGCTAGCAGGCTTTGCAGCGAAAACAGAAGAAAAAATATTAAAGGAGCTTGCCAATTTAGCTAATCGTTCAGAACGTTTACCAATATGGCAACTGGAGCCTGTTGTTTTACAAATAGAAGCACTTCTAGGTAGTATGAAGGAAGTGGAGCGTTTTTCAGTTGCTGGAAGCTTCCGTCGGGCTGCGGAAACAAGTAAGGATATTGATTTTATTGTTGTAACTGAAGCAGTTGGGGCTGTTCGTGAGCAACTGCTGAATAAGCTTTCGATACAGGAAGTGGTAGCAGCTGGTGATACGAAAATTTCTGTCATATTAGATTTAGATGAGCCAATAAGTGTGGATTTCCGTTTAGTAAAAGATGCGGAATATGCAACTGCCTTACATCATTTTACAGGCTCTAAGGATCATAATGTTCGTATGCGTCAAATTGCAAAAGCACGTGGTGAGAAGATTAGTGAATATGGTGTTGAGCAGGAAGACGGGAACGTATTGACCTTTAAAGATGAAGCAGCGTTTTTTGCCCATTTTGATTTACCGTTTATCCCTCCAAGTCTACGCACTGGTACAACGGAGTTTGACAAAAGCAAGGATATTCACACTTTAGTGAAACTAGAGGATATCAAGGCAGATTTGCATATGCATACGACATGGTCAGATGGAGCCTATTCTGTGGCAGAAATGGGCAAGGCTTTAATCGCACGAGGTTATCAATATAGCGTTATAACGGACCATTCGCAATTTTTAAAGGTAGCAAATGGTTTAACGCCTGAACGTTTAATAAAGCAACGTGCTGAAATTGAAGCATTTAATAAGGCACATTCGGAATTTCATTTATATGCAGGAACAGAAATGGATATTTTGCCAGATGGGACGCTTGATTTTGAAGATGAAGTATTAAAAGAGTTAGATTTTGTGATTGCCTCTATCCATTCTAGCTTTACACAGTCTCAGGAAAAAATAATGGCACGTTTACTAACGGCGATGCAAAATCCATATGTGCATATGATTGCGCATCCTACAGGTCGAATTATTGAGGACCGTCAAGGTTATAATCCCGATATGGAACAATTAATTGCTTGGGCGAAGGAGTATGGTAAAATTTTAGAGTTAAATGCCAATCCATATCGACTTGATTTATGTGTAGAGCATTTAGAAATGGCCATGGTAGCTGGTGTGCCTGTAGCCATTAATACCGATGCCCATGATATTACTCATTTACGTTTTATGGATATAGGGGTTCGTTATGCAAACAAAGCATGGTTGAAAAAGGATATGATTGTGAATACATGGACGCGGGAACAATTTGAGGCGTTTATTCGACGAAATAAATAG
- a CDS encoding enoyl-CoA hydratase: MEFLSWKVEDGVAIITIARPPANALSRGIITEVNEVLDAVENDDAVRVLVLHGEGRFFSAGADIKEFTEVESGEEFTKLASNGQQVFERVESFSKPVIAAIHGAALGGGLELAMSCHLRFVTESAKLGLPELQLGLIPGFGGTQRLPRYVGVAKAAEMMFTSEPISGTEAVQWGLANRAYSDEVLLEETLKTAKKIAKKSPIALKAAIQTLQFAKPASFYEGMEAEAKSFGTVFITEDAKEGIQAFIEKREPVFTGK, translated from the coding sequence ATGGAATTTCTAAGTTGGAAAGTTGAAGATGGAGTAGCAATTATTACAATTGCACGACCACCAGCAAACGCATTATCTCGCGGAATCATTACCGAAGTCAATGAAGTGCTAGATGCAGTAGAAAACGATGACGCAGTACGTGTCCTTGTGCTTCACGGTGAAGGCCGTTTCTTCTCAGCAGGTGCAGACATAAAGGAATTTACAGAAGTTGAATCTGGCGAGGAATTTACAAAACTAGCGAGCAATGGGCAACAAGTATTTGAACGTGTTGAATCATTCTCAAAACCTGTTATTGCTGCAATCCATGGTGCTGCACTTGGCGGTGGTTTGGAGCTTGCGATGAGCTGTCATCTGCGCTTTGTAACAGAATCTGCAAAATTAGGGTTACCCGAATTACAATTAGGTCTAATTCCTGGCTTTGGTGGCACACAACGATTACCACGCTATGTTGGTGTTGCAAAAGCTGCAGAAATGATGTTTACAAGTGAGCCAATTTCAGGTACAGAAGCTGTGCAGTGGGGGTTAGCGAATCGAGCATATTCAGATGAAGTGCTGCTTGAGGAAACGTTAAAAACTGCTAAGAAAATTGCGAAGAAGAGCCCAATCGCCTTAAAGGCAGCTATTCAAACTTTACAATTTGCGAAGCCTGCTTCATTCTACGAAGGTATGGAGGCTGAGGCAAAATCGTTTGGTACTGTTTTTATAACAGAAGATGCAAAAGAAGGCATTCAAGCATTTATTGAAAAACGTGAGCCTGTGTTTACTGGTAAATAA
- a CDS encoding TetR/AcrR family transcriptional regulator, giving the protein MKRDKPKYKQIIDAAVIVIAENGYHQAQVSKIAKQAGVADGTIYLYFKNKEDILISVFNEKMAVFVESLQDIIENGSTSKDKLSRMIENHFNVLATDRYLATVTQLELRQSNKDLRLKINSVLREYLQLLDQILIEGMLSGEFNQTMDVRLARQMVFGTIDETITSWVMNDYRYDLIEQVPKVQALILNGIKA; this is encoded by the coding sequence GTGAAACGTGATAAGCCGAAATATAAGCAAATTATTGATGCAGCTGTCATCGTTATAGCAGAAAATGGGTATCACCAAGCGCAAGTGTCGAAAATCGCTAAACAGGCTGGGGTGGCTGATGGAACAATCTATTTATATTTTAAAAATAAAGAAGATATATTAATTTCTGTCTTTAATGAAAAAATGGCTGTTTTTGTTGAGTCATTACAAGATATAATAGAAAATGGAAGTACGTCTAAAGACAAACTTTCACGGATGATAGAAAATCATTTTAATGTTCTAGCGACAGATCGATACCTAGCAACCGTCACACAATTAGAACTACGACAATCGAATAAGGATTTACGATTAAAGATTAATTCGGTGTTAAGAGAGTACTTACAATTACTTGATCAAATTTTAATCGAAGGTATGCTTTCCGGTGAGTTCAATCAAACGATGGATGTACGCTTGGCACGTCAAATGGTATTTGGAACAATTGATGAAACCATTACGTCGTGGGTCATGAATGACTATCGATATGATTTGATAGAACAAGTTCCAAAGGTTCAGGCATTAATTCTGAACGGCATTAAAGCTTAA
- the zapA gene encoding cell division protein ZapA: MENQEKNKISVEIYGHTYKMVGSESIGHMRLVASIVDDRMREMNLHNPSLDSTKLAVLTAVNTVHDYLLLKEQMEQLEEELKKLKG, from the coding sequence ATGGAAAATCAAGAAAAGAATAAAATTTCTGTGGAAATATATGGTCACACATATAAAATGGTCGGCTCTGAATCCATTGGACATATGCGACTTGTCGCTTCAATTGTTGATGACCGTATGCGCGAAATGAATTTACATAACCCCTCACTTGATAGTACAAAACTAGCTGTTCTAACAGCAGTAAATACTGTTCACGATTATTTACTATTAAAAGAGCAGATGGAGCAACTAGAAGAAGAATTGAAAAAATTAAAGGGTTGA
- a CDS encoding CvpA family protein, whose amino-acid sequence MLDLIILAVLLAGLIIGAKRGFIVQMMHIVSFIVAIIVAYIYYKPLAQKFVFWIPYPGVTDSGSLGVVIDSLDLDSTFYRVIAFAVIFFAVKISLQIIASIFDFIAYLPVLNTLNRWLGALFGMIENYLIMFILLYILALLPVDFIQGLISKSLISGLILEHTPIITKMFQNWWYIYMQ is encoded by the coding sequence ATGCTAGATTTAATCATATTGGCGGTGCTATTAGCTGGACTTATTATTGGTGCAAAACGAGGTTTCATCGTTCAGATGATGCATATCGTCAGCTTTATAGTTGCCATCATTGTTGCGTATATTTATTATAAGCCATTAGCACAAAAATTTGTGTTTTGGATTCCATATCCAGGTGTAACAGATTCAGGTAGTCTTGGCGTAGTCATAGATAGTCTGGATTTAGACAGCACATTTTACCGTGTCATTGCCTTCGCTGTTATTTTCTTCGCTGTGAAAATTTCCTTGCAAATTATTGCGTCAATTTTCGATTTTATAGCGTATTTACCAGTGTTAAATACTTTAAATCGTTGGCTTGGAGCATTGTTTGGCATGATTGAAAACTATTTAATTATGTTTATTTTGCTATACATTCTTGCTTTATTGCCAGTTGATTTTATTCAAGGGTTAATATCGAAGTCATTGATAAGTGGTCTTATTTTGGAGCATACACCAATTATTACAAAGATGTTTCAAAACTGGTGGTATATTTATATGCAATAG
- a CDS encoding electron transfer flavoprotein subunit beta/FixA family protein has translation MNIFALIKRTFDTEEKIVVSGGKIQEDGAEFIINPYDEYAIEEAIQVRDAAGGKVTVVTIGGEDAEKQLRTALAMGADEAVLINTEDDLDELDQNAAAFILAEYLKDKDADLILTGNVAIDGGSGQVGPRVADLLGINYVTTITKLEIDGTSAKIVRDIEGDSEVIESSLPLLVTAQQGLNEPRYPSLPGIMKAKKKPLAELELDDLDIDEDDVEVKIETVNIFLPAQKAAGRVLEGDLSAQVKELVNLLHTEAKVV, from the coding sequence ATGAACATTTTTGCATTAATTAAACGTACGTTTGACACGGAAGAGAAAATTGTTGTGTCTGGTGGTAAAATTCAAGAAGATGGTGCTGAATTCATCATCAACCCTTATGACGAATATGCCATTGAAGAGGCAATCCAAGTTCGTGACGCTGCTGGTGGTAAAGTAACAGTAGTAACAATTGGTGGCGAAGATGCTGAAAAGCAACTACGTACAGCTCTTGCCATGGGAGCAGATGAAGCGGTTCTTATTAATACAGAAGATGATTTGGATGAATTAGATCAAAATGCAGCTGCTTTTATCTTAGCAGAGTATTTAAAAGATAAAGATGCTGATTTAATTTTAACAGGAAACGTAGCGATAGATGGTGGCTCTGGGCAAGTAGGTCCACGTGTTGCAGATTTACTTGGCATTAACTATGTAACAACAATTACAAAACTTGAAATCGATGGAACATCTGCGAAAATTGTACGCGATATCGAAGGTGATTCAGAGGTTATCGAGTCCTCTTTACCACTATTAGTAACAGCTCAACAAGGTTTAAATGAGCCTCGTTACCCATCTTTACCAGGTATCATGAAAGCGAAGAAGAAACCGCTTGCAGAACTTGAATTAGATGATTTAGATATCGATGAAGATGATGTAGAAGTGAAGATTGAAACTGTAAACATCTTCTTACCAGCACAAAAGGCAGCAGGACGCGTTCTTGAAGGTGATCTTTCTGCACAAGTAAAAGAACTGGTAAATCTACTTCACACTGAAGCAAAAGTAGTTTAA